In Candida orthopsilosis Co 90-125, chromosome 6 draft sequence, the following are encoded in one genomic region:
- a CDS encoding Fad2 Delta-12 fatty acid desaturase (involved in production of linoleic acid, which a major component of membranes) — translation MSSATTSSYSSSFNNNAPTTRVEKKGNVASFKTTPDGYKTNLTAIDTYGNTFKVPDYTIKDILSAIPSHCYERRLLESFYYVFRDIFMMVTLGYIANNYIELIPNQFVRFATWAGYVWCQGLIATGIWVLAHECGHQAFSDYGWVNDLTGWVLHSYLLVPYFSWKFSHSKHHKATGHLTRDMVFIPKTKDEFLQSRGVEDLDDLLGDSPIFSLLQMVFQQTFGWIAYLFANVSGPKFPGASWMQVNHFNPSSLLFDKKDYYYILLSDVGILIQCTILYTWYKNFGGFNFMVNYFLPYLLVNHWLVFITYLQHSDPQMPHYEAHQWTFARGAAATIDREFGFVGKHIFHDIIETHVLHHYVSRIPFYNAREASEAIKKVMGIHYQHSDENMWKSLWKSARWCQYVDGKDGVMMYRNINGLGVDPKKGK, via the coding sequence ATGTCCTCAGCTACAACTTCGTCATACTCGTCgagcttcaacaacaacgcACCAACTACCAGAGTTGAGAAAAAGGGCAATGTTGCCAGTTTCAAGACTACTCCAGATGGTTACAAGACCAACTTAACTGCCATTGACACCTATGGTAACACTTTTAAAGTTCCAGACTACACAATCAAGGATATCTTGTCTGCTATTCCTTCACACTGTTATGAACGTAGATTATTGGAATCTTTCTACTACGTGTTTAGAGACATTTTCATGATGGTGACTTTGGGTTACATTGCCAACAACTACATTGAATTAATTCCAAACCAATTTGTTAGATTTGCCACTTGGGCAGGATACGTTTGGTGCCAAGGTTTAATTGCTACTGGTATTTGGGTTCTTGCTCATGAATGTGGACATCAAGCTTTCAGTGATTACGGTTGGGTTAATGACTTGACTGGTTGGGTTTTACATTCATACTTGTTGGTTCCTTACTTTTCATGGAAATTTAGTCACAGTAAACACCACAAAGCTACAGGTCATTTAACTAGAGATATGGTTTTCATTCCAAAGACCAAGGATGAATTTTTACAAAGTCGGGGAGTTGAAGACttggatgatttgttgGGTGACTCGccaatcttttctttattgcAAATGGTTTTCCAACAAACTTTTGGATGGATTGCTTATCTTTTTGCTAATGTTAGTGGACCAAAATTTCCAGGTGCCTCTTGGATGCAAGTCAACCATTTCAACCCAAGCTCATTgctttttgataaaaaggATTACTACTATATCTTGTTATCAGATGTTGgtattttgattcaatgtACTATCCTTTACACGTGGTACAAGAACTTTGGTGGCTTCAACTTCATGGTCAATTATTTCCTTCCATATCTTTTGGTCAACCACTGGTTAGTGTTTATCACTTATTTGCAACACTCGGACCCACAAATGCCACACTATGAAGCTCATCAATGGACTTTTGCTCGTGGTGCCGCTGCTACTATCGATCGtgaatttggttttgttggtaAACACATTTTCCATGACATTATTGAAACTCATGTCTTGCATCATTATGTTTCAAGAATTCCGTTCTACAATGCTAGAGAAGCCAGTGAAGCTATTAAGAAAGTTATGGGTATTCACTATCAACACTCTGATGAAAATATGTGGAAGAGTTTGTGGAAGTCAGCTAGATGGTGTCAATACGTTGATGGTAAGGACGGTGTCATGATGTACAGGAATATCAACGGACTTGGAGTCGACCCAAAGAAAGGGAAATAG
- a CDS encoding Arc18 ARP2/3 complex subunit, whose translation MPAYHSTFLGEESQDARTIGNLSLLPFKTKFRGPAFETDQDYDIVEETLDLFRANSFFKNFEIRGNADRLLIYGILFVSDCLGKLNKTMPHREATRVLSNLSLDNFALPGDISFPLNSLYLPPKTRADADLLRGYLTQFRQELAERLLNRIYADGGDVPSKFWLAFTKRKFMNKSL comes from the coding sequence ATGCCAGCATACCATTCTACATTCTTAGGCGAGGAATCACAAGACGCCAGAACAATTGGTAACCTATCTTTACTCCCATTTAAAACCAAGTTTCGTGGTCCCGCTTTCGAGACCGATCAAGATTATGATATCGTGGAAGAGACATTAGACTTGTTCAGGGCCAATTCATTCTTCAAGaactttgaaatcagaGGCAATGCTGATagattgttgatatatGGAATATTGTTTGTCAGTGATTGTTTGGGAAAGCTTAATAAGACCATGCCACACCGTGAAGCGACTAGAGTATTGAGCAATTTGAGTCTTGACAATTTTGCTTTACCCGGAGATATATCTTTCCCGTTGAACTCATTGTATTTGCCACCAAAGACAAGGGCCGATGCTGATTTATTGAGAGGTTACTTGACCCAGTTTAGACAAGAGTTAGCTGAAAGGTTGTTGAATAGAATTTACGCAGATGGTGGAGATGTGCCTAGTAAATTCTGGTTGGCATTTACAAAGAGAAAGTTTATGAATAAAAGTTTGTAA